One genomic window of Pseudomonas chlororaphis subsp. piscium includes the following:
- the uvrB gene encoding excinuclease ABC subunit UvrB, with protein sequence MSEFQLVTRFQPAGDQPEAIRLMVEGIEAGLAHQTLLGVTGSGKTFSIANVIAQVQRPTLVLAPNKTLAAQLYGEFKAFFPNNAVEYFVSYYDYYQPEAYVPSSDTFIEKDASINDHIEQMRLSATKALLERKDAIIVTTVSCIYGLGSPETYLKMVLHVDRGDKLDQRALLRRLADLQYTRNDMDFARATFRVRGDVIDIYPAESDLEAIRIELFDDEVESISAFDPLTGEVIRKLPRFTFYPKSHYVTPRETLLDAIEGIKVELQERLEYLRSNNKLVEAQRLEQRTRFDLEMILELGYCNGIENYSRYLSGRPAGAAPPTLYDYLPADALLVIDESHVSVPQVGAMYKGDRSRKETLVEYGFRLPSALDNRPMRFDEWEGVSPQTIFVSATPGNYEAEHAGRVVEQVVRPTGLVDPQVEVRPALTQVDDLLSEITKRVAVEERVLVTTLTKRMAEDLTDYLADHGVRVRYLHSDIDTVERVEIIRDLRLGTFDVLVGINLLREGLDMPEVSLVAILDADKEGFLRSERSLIQTIGRAARNLNGRAILYADRITGSMERAIGETERRRDKQIAFNLANGITPKGVFKDVADIMEGATVPGSRSKKRKGMAKAAEENARYENELRSPSEITKRIRQLEEKMYQLARDLEFEAAAQMRDEIGKLRERLLTV encoded by the coding sequence ATGTCTGAATTCCAGCTAGTTACCCGCTTCCAGCCCGCCGGCGACCAGCCGGAAGCCATCCGCCTGATGGTCGAGGGTATCGAGGCCGGGTTGGCGCACCAGACACTGCTCGGTGTGACCGGCTCGGGCAAGACCTTCAGCATCGCCAACGTGATCGCCCAGGTGCAGCGTCCGACCCTGGTGCTGGCGCCGAACAAGACCCTGGCCGCGCAGCTGTACGGCGAGTTCAAGGCGTTCTTCCCGAACAACGCGGTGGAGTACTTCGTTTCCTACTACGACTACTACCAGCCGGAAGCCTATGTACCGTCCTCCGACACCTTTATCGAGAAGGACGCCTCGATCAACGACCATATCGAGCAGATGCGCCTGTCGGCGACCAAGGCGCTGCTGGAACGCAAGGACGCGATCATCGTCACCACGGTGTCCTGCATCTACGGCCTGGGCAGCCCGGAAACCTATCTGAAGATGGTGTTGCACGTTGATCGCGGCGACAAGCTCGATCAGCGCGCCTTGCTGCGCCGCCTGGCCGACCTGCAATACACCCGCAACGACATGGATTTTGCCCGCGCCACCTTCCGGGTACGCGGCGATGTGATCGATATCTATCCGGCGGAATCCGACCTGGAAGCGATCCGCATCGAGCTGTTCGATGACGAGGTGGAGAGCATTTCCGCCTTCGACCCGCTGACTGGCGAAGTCATCCGCAAGCTGCCGCGCTTTACCTTCTACCCCAAGAGCCACTATGTGACGCCGCGGGAAACCCTGCTGGACGCCATCGAGGGGATCAAGGTCGAGTTGCAGGAGCGTTTGGAATACCTGCGCAGCAACAACAAGCTGGTGGAAGCCCAGCGCCTGGAGCAGCGCACCCGCTTCGACCTGGAGATGATCCTCGAGCTGGGTTACTGCAACGGCATCGAAAACTACTCGCGCTACCTGTCCGGGCGTCCTGCCGGGGCGGCGCCGCCAACCCTGTACGACTACCTGCCGGCGGACGCCTTGCTGGTGATCGACGAATCCCACGTCAGCGTGCCGCAGGTCGGCGCCATGTACAAAGGCGACCGTTCCCGCAAGGAAACCCTGGTGGAGTACGGCTTCCGCCTACCCTCGGCGCTGGACAATCGGCCGATGCGCTTCGACGAATGGGAAGGGGTCAGTCCGCAGACCATCTTCGTCTCCGCCACGCCGGGCAACTATGAAGCCGAACATGCCGGCCGCGTGGTCGAGCAGGTGGTGCGCCCGACCGGCCTGGTGGACCCGCAGGTGGAAGTGCGCCCAGCGCTGACCCAGGTCGATGACCTGCTGTCGGAAATCACCAAACGCGTGGCCGTGGAAGAGCGGGTGCTGGTGACCACCCTGACCAAGCGCATGGCCGAGGACCTGACCGATTACCTCGCCGATCACGGTGTACGCGTGCGTTATCTGCACTCGGACATCGACACCGTGGAGCGGGTCGAGATCATCCGCGACCTGCGCCTGGGCACCTTCGATGTGCTGGTGGGGATCAACCTGCTGCGCGAAGGCCTGGATATGCCGGAAGTGTCGCTGGTGGCGATTCTCGATGCGGACAAGGAAGGTTTCCTGCGTTCCGAGCGCTCGCTGATCCAGACCATCGGTCGTGCCGCGCGTAACCTCAACGGCCGGGCGATTCTCTACGCCGACCGCATCACCGGCTCCATGGAGCGGGCGATCGGCGAGACCGAGCGCCGTCGTGACAAGCAGATCGCCTTCAACCTGGCCAATGGCATCACCCCCAAGGGCGTGTTCAAGGACGTCGCCGACATCATGGAAGGCGCCACGGTGCCCGGTTCGCGCAGCAAGAAGCGCAAGGGCATGGCCAAGGCCGCCGAGGAAAATGCCCGCTACGAAAACGAACTGCGTTCGCCCAGCGAGATCACCAAGCGCATTCGCCAGCTCGAAGAGAAGATGTACCAGCTGGCCCGCGACCTGGAGTTCGAAGCCGCGGCACAGATGCGCGACGAAATCGGCAAGCTGCGCGAGCGTTTGCTGACGGTCTGA